A part of Mycolicibacterium sp. TUM20985 genomic DNA contains:
- the aceA gene encoding isocitrate lyase yields the protein MSTVGTPKSPEQIQHDWNTNPRWKGIERTYTAEDVVALQGHVVEESTLARRGAEVLWEQLHDMDYVNSLGALTGNQAVQQVRAGLKAIYLSGWQVAGDANLSGHTYPDQSLYPANSVPQVVRRINNALLRADQIAKVEGDRSVENWLAPIVADGEAGFGGALNVYELQKAMIAAGVAGSHWEDQLASEKKCGHLGGKVLIPTQQHIRTLTSARLASDVADVPTVVIARTDAEAATLITSDVDERDQPFITGERTKEGFYRVKNGLEPCIARAKSYAPYSDLIWMETGTPDLELAKKFAEGVKSEFPDQMLAYNCSPSFNWKQHLDDATIAKFQNELGAMGFKFQFITLAGFHALNYSMFDLAHGYARNQMSAYVELQEREFAAEDRGYTATKHQREVGAGYFDRIATTVDPTSSTTALAGSTEEGQFH from the coding sequence ATGTCCACCGTCGGCACGCCGAAGTCCCCCGAGCAGATCCAGCACGACTGGAACACCAACCCGCGGTGGAAGGGCATCGAGCGCACGTACACCGCCGAGGACGTCGTCGCACTGCAGGGCCACGTCGTCGAGGAGAGCACGCTGGCCCGCCGTGGCGCCGAGGTGCTCTGGGAGCAGCTCCACGACATGGACTACGTCAACTCCCTCGGTGCGCTGACCGGCAACCAGGCGGTGCAGCAGGTCCGCGCCGGCCTCAAGGCCATCTACCTGTCGGGTTGGCAGGTCGCCGGTGATGCGAACCTGTCCGGCCACACCTACCCCGACCAGAGCCTGTACCCGGCCAACTCGGTGCCGCAGGTGGTCCGTCGTATCAACAACGCGCTGCTGCGCGCCGACCAGATTGCCAAGGTCGAGGGCGACCGTTCGGTCGAGAACTGGCTGGCCCCGATCGTCGCCGACGGTGAAGCCGGCTTCGGCGGCGCCCTCAACGTGTACGAGCTGCAGAAGGCCATGATCGCCGCCGGTGTCGCCGGTTCGCACTGGGAGGACCAGCTCGCCTCGGAGAAGAAGTGTGGCCACCTCGGTGGCAAGGTGCTGATCCCCACCCAGCAGCACATCCGCACCCTGACTTCGGCCCGTCTAGCGTCCGACGTCGCCGACGTGCCGACCGTCGTCATCGCCCGCACCGACGCCGAGGCAGCCACGCTGATCACCTCCGACGTCGATGAGCGCGATCAGCCGTTCATCACCGGTGAGCGGACCAAGGAAGGTTTCTACCGCGTCAAGAACGGTCTCGAGCCCTGTATCGCCCGTGCCAAGTCCTATGCGCCCTACTCCGATCTCATCTGGATGGAGACCGGCACCCCGGACCTCGAGCTCGCGAAGAAGTTCGCCGAGGGCGTCAAGAGCGAGTTCCCCGACCAGATGCTGGCCTACAACTGCAGCCCGTCGTTCAACTGGAAGCAGCACCTGGACGACGCGACCATCGCGAAGTTCCAAAACGAGCTCGGCGCAATGGGATTCAAGTTCCAGTTCATCACCCTCGCCGGCTTCCACGCCCTGAACTACTCGATGTTCGATCTGGCTCACGGCTACGCCCGCAACCAGATGAGCGCCTACGTCGAGCTGCAGGAGCGCGAGTTCGCCGCCGAGGATCGTGGCTACACCGCGACGAAGCACCAGCGTGAGGTCGGCGCCGGGTACTTCGACCGGATCGCCACCACCGTCGACCCGACGTCGTCGACCACCGCGCTCGCGGGCTCGACCGAAGAGGGCCAGTTCCACTAG
- a CDS encoding acyl-[acyl-carrier-protein] thioesterase — translation MMPVPDPHPDVFDIEWPLRVADVDREGRLKFDAATRHIQDIGSDQLREMGFEETHPLWIVRRTMIDLIEPITFKDMLRLRRWCSGTSNRWCDMRVRIEGRRGGLMESEAFWININRETQGPARISDDFIAGLQKTTSVNRLRWKAYLKAGGREDAADVREYPVRVSDIDIFDHMNNSVYWSVVEDYLLEHPALTAAPLRATIEHDLPVALGDRLEIVRHVHPAGSTDQFGEDLTDRAVTTLTYVVGDEVKAVACLFAL, via the coding sequence ATGATGCCCGTGCCTGACCCGCACCCCGACGTCTTCGACATCGAATGGCCGCTGCGGGTCGCCGACGTCGACCGCGAGGGCAGGCTGAAGTTCGATGCCGCGACGCGCCACATCCAGGACATCGGGTCCGATCAGCTGCGGGAGATGGGCTTCGAGGAGACCCACCCGCTGTGGATCGTGCGGCGCACCATGATCGACCTCATCGAGCCCATCACGTTCAAGGACATGCTGCGGTTGCGACGCTGGTGCTCGGGCACGTCCAACCGCTGGTGCGACATGCGGGTGCGGATCGAGGGGCGCCGGGGCGGGTTGATGGAGTCCGAGGCGTTCTGGATCAACATCAATCGCGAGACGCAGGGGCCGGCGCGGATCTCCGACGACTTCATCGCGGGCCTGCAGAAGACCACCAGCGTGAACCGCTTGAGGTGGAAGGCCTACCTGAAGGCAGGCGGTCGCGAGGATGCCGCCGACGTGCGGGAGTATCCGGTCCGCGTGAGCGACATCGACATCTTCGACCACATGAACAACTCGGTGTACTGGAGCGTCGTCGAGGACTACCTCCTGGAGCATCCGGCGCTCACTGCCGCTCCGCTGCGCGCGACGATCGAACACGATCTGCCGGTGGCGCTGGGGGACCGGCTGGAGATCGTCCGCCACGTCCATCCGGCCGGATCGACCGATCAGTTCGGCGAGGACCTGACGGATCGCGCTGTTACGACGCTCACATATGTGGTCGGCGACGAGGTCAAGGCCGTCGCCTGCCTGTTCGCGCTCTGA
- the ramB gene encoding acetate metabolism transcriptional regulator RamB — translation MAKTFVGSRVRQLRSERGFSQAALAQMLDISPSYLNQIEHDVRPLTVAVLLRITEVFGVDATFFASQDDTRLVAELREVTMDSDVGIDVDLAEIADVVNAHPALARAMVNLHRRYRLTTTQLAAATEDRFSDGSGFSSGSGSITMPHEEVRDYFYQQQNYLHELDTAAEDMTVRMRMNRADLAAELSDRLVRVHGVHIVKRVDLGDTVLHRYDPATKTLQIASHLSSGRYVFRLAAELAYLEFGDLIDARVADGNFTSDESRILARLGFANYFAAATVLPYRQFHDVAENFRYDVERLSASYSVSYETVAHRLSTLQRPSMRGVPLSFVRVDRAGNMSKRQSATGFHFSSSGGTCPLWNVYETFANPGKIGVQIAQMPDGRHYMWVARTVERRASRYGQPGKTFAIGLGCELRHAQRLVYSEGLDLSGEVATPIGAGCRVCERDNCPQRAFPALGRALDLDEHRSTLSPYLVKHA, via the coding sequence GTGGCCAAGACCTTCGTCGGATCGCGGGTTCGCCAGCTTCGCAGTGAGCGCGGTTTCAGCCAGGCCGCCCTCGCGCAGATGCTGGACATCTCCCCCAGTTACCTCAACCAGATCGAGCATGACGTGCGCCCGCTGACGGTTGCCGTCCTGCTACGCATCACCGAGGTCTTCGGCGTCGACGCGACGTTCTTCGCCAGCCAGGACGACACCCGACTGGTGGCCGAACTGCGTGAGGTGACGATGGACAGCGACGTCGGCATCGACGTCGACCTCGCCGAGATCGCCGACGTCGTGAACGCCCATCCCGCGCTCGCGAGGGCGATGGTCAACCTGCACCGGCGTTATCGACTGACCACCACCCAGCTGGCGGCGGCGACCGAGGACCGCTTCTCGGATGGAAGTGGCTTCAGCTCGGGCTCGGGGTCGATCACCATGCCGCACGAGGAGGTGCGGGACTACTTCTACCAACAGCAGAACTATCTGCACGAACTCGATACCGCCGCCGAGGACATGACCGTGCGGATGCGGATGAACCGCGCCGACCTGGCCGCCGAGCTGTCCGATCGACTGGTCCGGGTGCACGGTGTGCACATCGTCAAACGCGTCGACCTCGGTGACACGGTGCTGCATCGCTACGACCCCGCCACCAAGACCTTGCAGATCGCCAGCCACCTGTCCTCGGGCCGGTACGTGTTCCGGCTCGCCGCCGAGTTGGCCTACCTCGAGTTCGGCGACCTGATCGATGCCAGGGTCGCCGACGGGAACTTCACCAGCGACGAGTCGCGCATCTTGGCCCGACTCGGGTTCGCCAATTACTTCGCGGCAGCGACCGTCCTGCCCTACCGCCAGTTCCACGACGTCGCCGAGAACTTTCGCTACGACGTCGAGCGGCTATCGGCGTCCTACTCGGTCAGCTACGAGACCGTCGCGCACCGGCTGTCGACGTTGCAGCGGCCGTCGATGCGCGGCGTACCGTTGTCGTTCGTCCGCGTCGACCGGGCAGGCAACATGTCGAAACGCCAGTCTGCCACGGGTTTTCACTTTTCGTCGAGCGGCGGCACCTGCCCACTGTGGAACGTCTACGAGACGTTCGCCAACCCCGGCAAGATCGGAGTGCAGATCGCCCAGATGCCCGACGGTCGGCATTACATGTGGGTCGCCCGCACGGTGGAGCGCCGAGCCTCGCGCTACGGCCAGCCCGGAAAGACATTCGCGATCGGCCTCGGCTGCGAGCTGCGGCACGCCCAACGACTGGTGTACTCGGAGGGTCTCGACCTGTCCGGTGAGGTGGCCACCCCGATCGGCGCGGGGTGCCGCGTGTGCGAACGCGACAACTGCCCCCAACGCGCCTTCCCCGCGCTCGGCCGGGCACTCGACCTCGACGAGCACCGCAGTACGTTGTCGCCCTACCTGGTGAAGCACGCGTGA
- a CDS encoding carboxymuconolactone decarboxylase family protein, with the protein MSAAETAPARIPSTGSFRELGPIGWLLAKAGARTIRAPRFHLFDVIGQHKLLFLAWLPYSGVLLNWGKLPRLDAELVILRVGHLRDCEYELQQHRRLARSRGLDDQTQARIFEGPDADGLTDRQRVLVTATDEFVITRSMSTETWTALASQLDRKQLIEFCMLAGQYDGLAATMATLKIPLDFPN; encoded by the coding sequence GTGAGCGCTGCCGAGACTGCCCCCGCCCGCATCCCGTCGACGGGAAGCTTCCGCGAACTCGGACCCATCGGCTGGCTCCTCGCCAAGGCCGGGGCACGAACGATCCGCGCGCCCCGCTTCCACCTGTTCGACGTCATCGGGCAGCACAAACTTCTGTTCCTCGCGTGGTTGCCGTACTCCGGCGTCCTGCTCAACTGGGGCAAGCTGCCGCGTCTGGACGCCGAACTGGTAATCCTCCGCGTCGGCCACCTGCGGGACTGCGAATACGAGCTACAGCAACACCGTCGGCTGGCCCGCAGCCGCGGCCTCGACGACCAGACGCAGGCTCGGATCTTCGAGGGCCCCGACGCCGACGGGTTGACCGACCGGCAGCGGGTCCTGGTCACCGCGACCGACGAGTTCGTCATCACCCGATCGATGTCTACGGAGACCTGGACGGCGCTCGCCTCGCAACTCGATCGCAAGCAACTGATCGAATTCTGCATGCTCGCCGGTCAATACGACGGACTGGCCGCGACGATGGCGACGCTGAAGATTCCGCTCGACTTCCCGAACTAG
- the lpdA gene encoding dihydrolipoyl dehydrogenase has protein sequence MTHYDVVVLGAGPGGYVAAIRAAQLGLNTAIVEPKYWGGVCLNVGCIPSKALLRNAELAHLFTKEAKQFGIAGDVTFDYGAAFDRSRKVAEGRVAGVHFLMKKNKITEVHGYGKFTDDKTIEVALNDGGSETLTFDNAIISTGAHTKLVPGTSMSKNVITYEEQIMERDLPSSIVIAGAGAIGMEFGYVMKNYGVDVTIVEFLPRALPNEDAEISKEIEKQFKKLGVKILTGTKVESIEDDGDKVTVTISKDGKTEELKPDRVMQAIGFVPNVEGYDLDKAGVQVNERGGIGIDDYMHTNVPHIYAIGDVTGKLQLAHVAEAQGVVAAETIAGAETLALGDYRMMPRATFCQPQVASFGLTEEQARDEGYDVKVAKFPLTANGKAHGLGEPAGFVKVIADAKYGELLGGHLIGHDVSELLPELTLAQKWDLTVNELSRNVHTHPTLSEALQECFHGLAGHMINF, from the coding sequence GTGACTCACTATGACGTCGTCGTACTAGGTGCTGGCCCCGGTGGTTACGTGGCGGCCATCCGCGCGGCCCAGCTCGGGCTGAACACCGCCATCGTCGAGCCGAAGTATTGGGGCGGCGTCTGCCTCAACGTCGGCTGCATTCCGTCCAAGGCGCTGCTGCGCAACGCCGAACTCGCCCACCTCTTCACCAAGGAAGCCAAGCAGTTCGGCATCGCCGGTGACGTGACATTCGACTACGGCGCGGCGTTCGACCGCAGCCGCAAGGTCGCCGAGGGCCGCGTGGCGGGCGTGCACTTCCTGATGAAGAAGAACAAGATCACCGAGGTCCACGGCTACGGCAAGTTCACCGATGACAAGACCATCGAGGTTGCGCTCAACGACGGTGGCTCCGAGACGTTGACCTTCGACAACGCCATCATCTCCACCGGTGCACACACCAAGCTGGTGCCCGGCACGTCGATGAGCAAGAACGTCATCACCTACGAAGAGCAGATCATGGAGCGCGACCTGCCCTCCTCGATCGTGATCGCCGGCGCCGGCGCCATCGGCATGGAGTTCGGCTACGTGATGAAGAACTACGGCGTCGACGTCACCATCGTCGAGTTCCTCCCGCGCGCGCTTCCCAACGAAGACGCCGAGATCTCCAAGGAGATCGAGAAGCAGTTCAAGAAGCTGGGCGTGAAGATCCTCACCGGCACCAAGGTCGAGTCCATCGAAGACGATGGCGACAAGGTCACCGTGACGATCAGCAAGGACGGCAAGACCGAGGAACTCAAGCCCGACAGGGTCATGCAGGCCATCGGCTTCGTCCCCAATGTCGAGGGCTACGACCTCGACAAGGCCGGGGTCCAGGTCAACGAGCGCGGTGGCATCGGCATCGACGACTACATGCACACCAACGTGCCGCACATCTACGCCATCGGCGACGTCACCGGCAAGCTGCAGCTCGCGCACGTCGCCGAGGCGCAGGGCGTGGTGGCCGCCGAGACCATTGCCGGCGCGGAGACGCTCGCGCTCGGCGACTACCGCATGATGCCGCGCGCCACGTTCTGCCAGCCGCAGGTGGCCAGCTTCGGGCTCACCGAGGAGCAGGCGCGCGACGAGGGCTACGACGTCAAGGTCGCCAAGTTCCCGTTGACGGCCAACGGCAAGGCGCACGGCCTCGGCGAGCCCGCGGGCTTCGTCAAGGTCATCGCCGACGCCAAGTACGGCGAGTTGCTCGGCGGTCACCTGATCGGGCACGACGTCTCCGAGCTGCTGCCCGAGCTGACGCTGGCGCAGAAGTGGGATCTCACGGTCAACGAGCTGTCCCGCAACGTGCACACCCACCCCACGCTGTCCGAGGCGCTGCAGGAGTGCTTCCACGGCTTGGCCGGCCACATGATCAACTTCTGA
- a CDS encoding DUF779 domain-containing protein — translation MADGAPSRALITEAAAALLRTLQDRHGALMFHQSGGCCDGSSPMCYPEGEFIVGDRDVLLSILDVGDGVPVWISGSQFAAWKHTQLVIDVVPGRGGGFSLETPEGMRFLSRGRAYTEVENQVLDGVPPVTGTAYERGERPRDEGTHVVAEASDACPVPAVRTAQVQA, via the coding sequence ATGGCCGACGGTGCACCGTCACGCGCACTCATCACCGAGGCCGCCGCCGCGCTGCTGCGCACACTGCAGGATCGACACGGCGCCTTGATGTTTCACCAGTCCGGCGGATGCTGCGACGGGTCATCGCCGATGTGTTACCCCGAGGGGGAGTTCATCGTCGGTGATCGTGACGTCTTGCTGTCCATTCTCGACGTCGGCGACGGGGTGCCGGTATGGATCTCCGGCAGCCAGTTCGCGGCGTGGAAGCACACCCAGCTGGTGATCGACGTCGTTCCCGGCCGGGGCGGCGGCTTCAGCCTCGAGACCCCGGAGGGCATGAGGTTCCTGAGCCGCGGTCGCGCGTACACCGAGGTGGAGAACCAGGTGCTCGACGGCGTTCCGCCGGTGACCGGCACGGCATACGAGCGCGGCGAGCGGCCACGTGACGAGGGCACGCACGTCGTGGCCGAGGCCAGTGACGCATGCCCGGTCCCGGCCGTACGGACGGCGCAGGTGCAGGCCTAG